The Primulina huaijiensis isolate GDHJ02 chromosome 10, ASM1229523v2, whole genome shotgun sequence region GAAAACGATCACGTGCTAAATTCAAAGGAGTATggtaaattattatttcaatcTCTGTGCGAACGTTAAAAGCCCATTTGCCTAGACGTAGTTTACTTATTGGGCCTTTCCAAGCCCATTTAACGCAGATGACTTGTCTCCCAAGCTCTAGCAAAATCTATTATAGCACACTCTACAGGCGCAAAGCGACTCTGCCAACCGATTGCACAGGAAAAGGATTCTCTGgaaaattctgaattttttaGGTATGTATTTCACTTTTTGTATCTGAATTACTGCAATATTTCAGAGTTCCTGTTCTGATTAGTAGGAATTAGATAgatctattttgattttttttttttcagtttttatATTCCCGAGAAATTAATGGATGTGATTTAGGAGACAACAGAAATTGAAGTTATGATTATGAATAATctaaattttgttaatattcTGGCTCATTTTATGGAGCGATTTATGTAATGTGTCTTGGTCCGCAGTAGAAAGTAATTAAATTGAATTTGGTGTTGATATTGGAAACCTCTTGGTGTTGGCAAGATCCGCAACCCCTCATTTGTTAACTGTTCATGTAATTGTCATCTCTCATGTGTTTCATATAGGGTGAGATTATCATGTTTTATTGAAATAGCTTGTCTTGGTTGGGTGTGATTGCTCATAAAGACCATGTTTTAAGTAATTGAAACGAGCCAGTGGTATATGTGCCACTTCCTTTCCGCTTTTGTAATTTTATGTATGAGCAACTGTCTTCATGTGATAATGAGCTATGGGAGATCTTGTCAGGTAGTGGTCGATAATGGCAACTGAAAAAATCCCAAGCGAGAAGTTACCATCCTCCACAGCTCCGGCCCAGGCCATGACCTCGTGTCGGAGGAACAAGAGAGATGATGCAACTTTCCTAGAAGACGTGAGAGACCATATTGATGAATTTATTCATGCTTCTATGGACGAACACAAGACTTGCTTTCAGAAGACAATCAAGAAGGTTTGTTTTACTCAAAGAAAGTATGTATTGTCTCCTTTGCTCTTACTTGAGCGTGTTTCTGATGCATAGATTTGATGCATTCTCAGATGTTTGGCATGTCAAAAATAGTTGCAGAAAGGAATTCTGAGACCAAGGAAGTGGAAAGTTCTTTGCCTCTTCAAACAACATTGGCTGAATAAGGTTGTGATACTAGGTGGTTAGAATTAGACTGCCAACACCAGATTTTAGATGTGTGAATAAATGGGCTTTTAAGAGGCTATCGTATGATCATTTGAGTTTCTATTTTGAAATTTCACCTAATTGTGCACAATAAGCCATGTTACGATATAAAAACTGAATTTGGTGTAGTTATGTTTCTTAGGCTGAGCTATACTTTTGTCAGATATTgattattttactgaaaataataaagaaCTTTTCATTATTGTCTTTAAGATTGATGATCCATTTTAACATTGTTCTCTTTTTCTTCCATCCTGGGCAGTAGGCACTTTGCATGTCCGGATATGAGTAGTTAAAAAGAACTGTCGGATTaaaaagaagaaatgaaagCAAAACAGATGGTCACATTCGACAATCATCCAAATCAAGGTCAAATACTCTCACAACTTTACAGCAAAATTTCTGCATAATTCAAGTTTTCTATTTTTCGTTTTCAATTTATAGTACATGTTTCCAGCTTTATTTTCATCGCTTTTTCTTTGTAATATATGTGGTTTCTTAATCGGAAAGTTAATATCGATTGCTATTATGAACTATTTAATTTCCATTATTAGCATTTTTAGTCAATTTCGATGTTTAACCGAGGATATTATAACCGACGGTTGAACCGGGACTCGCAATTGCTCGATTTAGAATttagattttcaatttttattaattttggcACGTCATATACCTTACACGTCCGCAACACTCACTCTCCAATTTTGTATGCAAACAAATCCATAAAAAGTTAAACACGTGCAAGTGCAACACATAAAGTTTGCACCATTCTTCTAAAAACTGGCTTAAGTGATGCATAATCTCGTTTAAGTTTTTGTATAAGCTAGATTGAAAGAAGCAATTAATGTTATCATATGGCATACACATTAATTAATAGCTTTTCGTGTTATATTTTCCCTTGACATTCACTTGTCACATGggaaaaattataaattctaTTCTTCttgatattaaattaaagaaGTATGTATCTgataatacttttaaaaaacCACACATAGATGAAATTTACAAACAAAAATTGACCTTGGTTGGATTGTGAAAGCCCAATAAttgtttttctccttttttttttttttggttaggTTCACGCTGAAATCAATGTACCATTCTTGATGACATAATCAGATCAGATATTGCAAAGTTTCTGTGCAAAAATCTTTTGATCTAGTTTTTATACGAAATCATTTGGCTTTTCTCTCAATTCAACCCTCAACTTGTTTCTGGCTGTGAAactttcatgaaaaaataatctttaaaattagaatttctttcacacaaaaaaaacagaaaaagaaaaagaaaaaaaagagtttCGTCTCCTTCCATTATATTTAGGCTAAATTAATTAGGATGGAAATTTCTCTACTTAGAATGATCGTTGTGAGACAATTGAAGCTTTGATCCATGGAATTAACAAACGATACCTACCCCTTCATGGCTCCATCGCTTCCCTTTTCAATATTCGGGAGATTTGATCGTATTTCTGGAAAATTCGATGAATATGTTTATATGTGATCTTGAGGAAGTGGGAATCTTGATTCTAGGCCAAAAGATTAGATTtgaattgtaacgccccgaaaattttaaggtccacgtaaaccacatgcatgcaattattaaattatgttgtattttaattaattattttaattgcattatttaattatattgtgcatatttgcatgtttaaaatatatttttctatatggttgcattaaaatgtatttttaaagattattcgagttgcgatcgaggaacgggaaccgaaggctgaaaaacgtaaaatgttttattaaataattgtttttaattatttaaaatatgagtgttgctttttagtatttttgaaaatatggggttttgaggtgattttatacaccaggacgtaaattttatcggtattggtttttcaaataaaatacgagctttttagcaatccggctaataaattcaaaattttatttttaccaaaaccttgttaatattttatttaaaacctaattagactaatgggcttaatttaattggcttATTAGGCCAAAGCCTAGTTAGTAGTTAATTagtgtataaaatatattaaaccccACCCCAAATTAAACATAACCCACGCCTCCACCTAGCAACACAATTCAGAATTTCTTTACACTCCAAAAACCCACGGCACCCACAATCACATCAAGGAGAGTTTGGTTTTGTCATGTAAATTCAAGCCATGATcgttcgtcgtcgttcttcgcaatcgtcaacggtttttcgtgcgtttaaaacgcaaaggcacgccatatttctttctttcaaacatcatcacaccatagtaatttttttatgcatgatttttaaggaaaaggaaaaacataGCACACAAGTTGAATTTTCGTAACTACATGCCTATGTGTTctaaatttgtgtttttgaaTTCCAAAAGCATGTTTTATATGTGTTAAAGGGGCTTCCATGATTAGGACATGTTTagacattgttttacatgaatttaGAGGTCTAGAATCACACACAAAAGCAACAAAACGCTGCACAAAAACAGAAAGAAGAAGCCGTAGGCATTGGGTGATCTTTCAAGGTGCAAATTTCGGTTGATTGTGCATGGGGCAAGAGGGCTCGACCAGGTTCggtggttgggtcctaggggtcatggttaggtcctagggagAGTCCTAGGAGGGATAGGACTCGAAGACCAGggttggggaggagtcctagcaagctaggactcccacccgagaggtGATCGAGGGGCTGCACATGGTGTTCAGCTTGTGCAGGGTTAAAAGGCTCGGCCACGGGGctctgggctgggctaggtccactctttagggtcctaggaaggtgcAAAGGGGGCTGGTTCAGGGTTTGGTGtggttggctaggtcctagcaaCAGAAACGTGGAGTTCATGGTAGGTGGGTTTCTCGGCCATAATATGCTTACTGCTGGTGGAGCTTCGGTTTTGGAGCTTTGGGGTCGAGTCCTtaggttctaagggtccaggagggttcCTAGAAGGGCTGGGCAAGGGCTTGTGCGGCTTGGGTGGCTGCTGGTGCGAGAGAAAACAGAAAACGTGGGGAGGCACTATGGAGGCAGCATGTGCGCAGGTTGTGCTTCTGAATTCAGGTTGCTCGCTGCTGCGTCCAGGGgtttgggctggtctgggctgaGTTTAGGAGTGGTCCAAGGTTGGGTAGGGTCAGGTTGGGTCGGTGGTTAACcagctggaggtgtcctagttggctaggagtcttggtgaAGGTTAGAagagacacacacacatgtgcagaattttggggcaagttccagcaagtttttggtcgggccagggctggttttacgggctgggcttggtcagtagggtccctagatgggttggataggttttggctcaaggtggctcgggcgtggctcgagtaattgGGAgttggctcggtgggttcgttagtgtgtcaaaaacgaaaattaaagaaggaaaaatagatccatgggtccacgggggtggctcatgacatggaagggtagaataaatcataaaaatgctaTATTTAAAGTTTGGGctaaaaataacgagttttggatttattcgggatttaattgCCGCACGtaacgttaattaacgagttaattgaaacgtctagttttaagctttataaaattatgaaaaattatatttaagcttaaataattattaaaagtctaagttttgaatttgggaattttatattaaggtttgagttaattcgggattaaaacgcagtaatacgtcttatttaaagatttatttaaaagtcctcgtttttggctaaataaaaatatgagaaaaattcatgtaagcttaaataattatttgggacatgttagagccaatggaattaagaaaatgtcaaaaatgtgaaattttacgtctaggggtaaaacggtcattttacacctaaaaatttagtaaacgtcatggtagtgccctgaatgctgttttatgtgctaatatgattatttcaaatgtttataaatttttatgacatggattttaaatgtttacgatttattctgtcaaaatgttattttataaggttatgagttaatatgttaaaatgtttattttaaatgtttgagatttaaatgcatattttaaatgtttatgatgttgaaatgtttatttagaaagatttatggatttttatacgttgaaaagtttcttttaaaatatttatggatttttatgaggaaacgataacgttaaaaggtatgttgcatgcttgttttttaaaagaaaaggatattaaatgtatgatttttataaagtgatgataatatgaaacgttgaaggaagtgaagtaattgtgactaatacgatgatatgttgaaaatgtcgtgagggttatggtcccagtgggagcccgacgatcgtgtttccttggatacggatatgtatatgtatacgataatatgttaatacgtaaggccaaggcccagttgaccggtgagagtgttgctggtgtcctcgccgcccagtactgtggttacatgtagatggatccatcgcccaacacgtagacgtagacgtagatgaacacgaaagtcacaattaacgatctgaattcaacgaaaagaaaaaagaatatgtatatgttgatgataatatgaatacttatatgttgatgatgatatgaatatgaatatgtttatgatgatatgaaaacgtttatgcaaaagtttatgataaaggttatgaaaatgtttatgtttaaagatgatgcatcattatgaaaatgttttcttttaaagtttatgcatcatgaaaatatttttgaaaacgtttatggttaaagtttatgcatcttcataaaaacgatattttaagtacaagtatttttcactgttgcatgtgatctgtattatgtattacttgttatcaaggatatgacgtgttgagtctttagactcactaggtgtgattgatgcaggcgTGTATGATAATGAcgttgagggaggcttggatgcctgatttgactggactggaggtgcacataacccgaggaccgacgctagttttccgcactagttattatttatgattttaagttatgttaagaatatttttacgacttttatttatgttttgagaggtttttgagagattatagtatgggctgtagttctcaaatatatagttgatgttttattttaaaatgaagcaaaatattttataaaaatatttttatgtattattaagggttcggccgaatgctatgtgaggttcaaaaaaaaaattctaacacgttttaaggaaaagaaaggcagacgtttcatgaATAATGAGCACGTAATAACAATTGTGATGATTTGGGACAGATTCACAAGCTCATTCGAGTGTGTGAATGAGGTATAGTTTGATACTTTTGTTAGTTGTCCCTCATTGATGAGGTAAAATATTTGAGAGTTGCATATAGAGATTTGAACAATCTTCTCCACTTgaactagcttttggggttgagtttggtccaagtttcaatcttaacatggtatcagagctcaggttctaCCGTTATGTGTTAGATTGTCTATAGTTGGGACACCCGTTCTGCCCTTAATTGTgttatttgtaaacttcattctccagatgttcattcatgGGCGTGAAGTGGGTGTGTTAGTTATCCCACATCGATGAGATAAAATCaatgagagttgcatatatggacttggacaatcatcCCTTCTTgaactagcttttggggttgagttaggtccaagttccaatcttaacaacTTCACCACTTCATTATCATGGTTTAAAATTCATGctttatatatatgtaacaTTAGGGAACCGCGAGCAACAAAATCTGGTCGTGCATGTCTACGTAATCATATCCTAGCTTTTCTCATATGAATTATATATACGTACATAACAAACGTACATAAGAAACGATTTTATTTCtcgattattaattataataaaaagttccaatttttgaaaaatattgaataaaaaaaatttatatatatatatatataactaacaATTCACACAGGCAATTGAATTGCTGTGAGAATGCATGAATGTTGTTGCGCCTCTTCAATTACGCCTCTTCATCAATTGAAGAGGCGCCACGCCCTCACCACTTGGCCCAAAGGCCAATTGAATTGGTGTCAAGTGGCACCATTTCATGAAATATTATGTCTTTTGATTCAAAGTTTTTCATTCATTATTGTaagataagttttttttatgattatataGATAATAATCTAGCAAAAATAAGGTTATTTAGGGTTCTCATTTTTATTTCCACagcaatttttttctttctctttAAGTTTAGTTCTAAATTCAAATTTGCAATACACAAAATCTTGAGTCTGGATTTTTCAaggttatatatatgaatttattcGAACTTTGGAATTAAATTCGAGAGTTGTCTTCTAGTTTCGAATTTTCTGAACAAGTATGGTTAAATCCAAGCATGCAAAATATAAACTCTTGAATTCGGGTTTTTAAGTTTATAATCCGAAATTAGACAAATTGTATATCATTTTAATAGTATTTTAAACATTTCATGGTTCGTGTGA contains the following coding sequences:
- the LOC140986678 gene encoding uncharacterized protein; translation: MATEKIPSEKLPSSTAPAQAMTSCRRNKRDDATFLEDVRDHIDEFIHASMDEHKTCFQKTIKKMFGMSKIVAERNSETKEVESSLPLQTTLAE